A region from the Gemmatimonadota bacterium genome encodes:
- a CDS encoding D-glucuronyl C5-epimerase family protein produces the protein MTQAELPTARVQVPESVPGAGIGMRARLRYWRRVFSAYGGGRTSHLTFWHGTPEVNSAALPGEVDQYWQRFAVKADYPGPKDARGIPMLDYHGHVGLQYNPIAIAQYGLGNYNRFRREADPERRARFLAVADWLVENLEPNAAGVPVWNHRFDWEYRTPLKNPWYSCLSQGQGISLLVRAHRETGESGYLTAARDAFISFTRRMDEGGVQDVGPDGHIWFEETVVKPPTHILNGFMWASWGLYDLWLYDEHQEAGRLWQAAVDTLLEHLGDFDIGYWSLYDQAGTPVRNAASAFYHALHVVQLRIMARLTDNGRFTEWAERWDAYRRSAFKRRRAWAHKALFKLLYY, from the coding sequence GTGACCCAGGCAGAGCTACCGACCGCGCGCGTGCAGGTGCCCGAGAGCGTTCCCGGGGCAGGCATCGGGATGCGCGCTCGCTTGCGGTATTGGCGGCGGGTATTCTCGGCCTACGGCGGGGGACGTACCAGCCATCTCACGTTTTGGCACGGCACGCCTGAGGTGAATTCAGCCGCCCTGCCCGGTGAGGTCGACCAGTACTGGCAGCGGTTCGCGGTGAAGGCCGACTACCCCGGCCCCAAAGATGCGCGTGGGATCCCCATGCTCGACTATCACGGGCATGTGGGCCTCCAATACAATCCCATCGCCATCGCCCAGTACGGTCTGGGGAACTACAACCGCTTCCGACGGGAGGCCGATCCGGAGCGCAGGGCGCGCTTCCTGGCGGTTGCGGACTGGCTGGTTGAAAACCTGGAGCCCAACGCGGCAGGTGTGCCGGTGTGGAATCACCGGTTCGACTGGGAGTACCGCACGCCCTTGAAGAACCCCTGGTACTCATGTCTGAGCCAAGGGCAGGGGATCAGTCTCCTGGTGCGGGCGCATCGCGAGACCGGGGAGTCGGGCTACCTGACCGCGGCGCGAGACGCCTTCATCAGCTTCACCCGACGCATGGACGAGGGTGGGGTGCAGGACGTCGGGCCCGACGGACACATCTGGTTCGAAGAGACCGTGGTCAAGCCACCCACGCACATTCTCAACGGCTTCATGTGGGCGTCCTGGGGCTTGTATGACCTCTGGCTGTACGACGAGCACCAGGAGGCCGGCCGTCTCTGGCAGGCGGCGGTGGACACGTTGCTGGAACACCTGGGCGATTTCGACATCGGCTACTGGTCCCTCTACGACCAAGCCGGCACGCCGGTCCGCAATGCGGCCAGTGCCTTCTATCACGCCCTCCATGTCGTGCAACTACGCATCATGGCCCGCTTGACGGACAACGGACGTTTCACGGAATGGGCCGAGCGCTGGGACGCCTATCGTCGCAGCGCCTTCAAGCGCAGGCGGGCCTGGGCCCACAAAGCGCTGTTCAAGCTCCTCTACTATTGA
- a CDS encoding CDP-glycerol glycerophosphotransferase family protein: MAEAGKGRRPVVFLGVPMAINVRDVLRTDVLPLVREAGVDVHLFTAAATESSFIEEFGGEGVTLHALRWPRGRVFRWIDAAVLKLYVLVLSLRCETAHIMVQGTLRRNPLARLARALLHWTGRRGQAAVVRRGRDLVLQRAPDLYGDLFEAHRPDLVIGTRVLTMSAQTGPEASAYLDRYLVMSAARRGVPSMVLVSSWDNLTSKGFFPADVARLTVWNSIMHDEAVQLHDIAPERITVTGAPQHDVYAGAPYRARERFFRELGLDPAKRLVLYTTQTAGTIPAEPELVERIHERLQGTFPDLQLLVRLHQLDRPERYAFLHGRPGLVFDAAGRAALGTYRDRDFDHSELRRLADSLVHADVVLNAASSISIDAAAVGTPVVAIAFDADEGVPYDRSVRRYFDFTHQQNVVRSGGVAMADSLEAMVEAVAAYLDDPSRDREGRARLVERLCYRLDGGSGRRVAEAILAELGLSLVERSPELAGRSA; the protein is encoded by the coding sequence ATGGCTGAGGCCGGGAAGGGCCGTCGGCCGGTCGTCTTCTTGGGCGTGCCCATGGCGATCAATGTCCGCGACGTGTTGCGCACGGACGTCCTGCCTTTGGTACGCGAGGCCGGCGTCGACGTGCACCTCTTCACGGCCGCCGCGACGGAATCGTCGTTCATCGAGGAGTTCGGGGGAGAGGGAGTGACGCTGCACGCCCTTCGCTGGCCGCGCGGGCGCGTGTTCCGCTGGATCGATGCGGCGGTGCTCAAGTTGTACGTGCTCGTTCTGTCGCTCCGCTGCGAAACCGCGCACATCATGGTGCAGGGCACCCTACGCCGGAATCCACTGGCCCGACTGGCCCGGGCGCTGCTCCACTGGACGGGACGACGCGGACAGGCTGCGGTGGTCCGCCGCGGTCGTGACCTCGTGCTGCAGCGGGCGCCTGACCTCTACGGGGACCTCTTCGAGGCGCACCGGCCCGATCTGGTCATCGGAACACGCGTCCTGACCATGTCCGCCCAGACCGGGCCCGAGGCCAGCGCGTACCTGGACCGCTATCTCGTGATGTCCGCGGCGCGCAGGGGCGTGCCGTCCATGGTCCTGGTGTCGAGTTGGGACAACCTCACGAGCAAGGGCTTCTTTCCCGCGGACGTCGCGCGCCTGACGGTCTGGAATTCCATCATGCACGACGAGGCCGTGCAGCTGCACGACATCGCCCCGGAGCGGATCACCGTGACGGGTGCGCCGCAGCACGACGTGTACGCGGGAGCACCGTACCGCGCCCGCGAGCGCTTCTTTCGTGAGCTGGGACTCGATCCTGCCAAACGGTTGGTGCTCTACACCACGCAGACCGCAGGTACGATCCCTGCCGAGCCTGAGCTGGTGGAGCGGATCCACGAACGCTTGCAGGGGACCTTCCCCGATCTGCAACTGCTGGTGCGGCTGCATCAGCTCGACCGGCCTGAGCGCTACGCGTTCCTGCATGGACGACCTGGACTGGTGTTCGACGCCGCCGGGCGGGCCGCCCTGGGTACCTATCGGGACCGGGACTTCGATCACAGTGAGTTGCGCCGACTCGCCGACTCGCTGGTCCACGCGGACGTCGTACTCAACGCCGCCTCGTCGATCTCGATCGACGCGGCGGCCGTGGGGACGCCGGTGGTCGCGATCGCGTTCGATGCCGACGAAGGCGTGCCGTACGATCGGTCGGTCCGGCGCTACTTCGACTTCACCCACCAGCAGAACGTCGTGCGCTCCGGTGGGGTGGCGATGGCGGATAGCCTGGAGGCCATGGTGGAGGCGGTGGCGGCCTATCTGGACGATCCCAGCCGTGATCGAGAGGGGCGGGCTCGGCTCGTGGAGCGGCTGTGCTATCGCCTCGATGGAGGGTCCGGCCGGAGGGTGGCCGAGGCCATTCTCGCCGAGCTGGGCTTGTCGCTCGTGGAACGCTCCCCGGAGTTGGCGGGCCGGTCCGCTTGA
- a CDS encoding glycosyltransferase family 4 protein, producing MRPLHILLVHQLFITQDQAGGTRHFELACHWLAAGHRVTVLAGGRSYLSGEAHAPDPALPAGLTVLRIGTLPFARGGFLSRVANFVAFMVLALWKALQVSDVDVVLGTTPPLFQALAARVAAQVRGVPFVLEVRDLWPDFAVELGALRNPWATRAARALERGLYQAADHVVVNSPGFLGHVRERGARRVSVVPNGVDADLFDPEARGAAFRSRHGLEERFVILYAGAHGVPNDLNTVLDAAAQTSHDSNLVWLLVGDGRDKRRLADEAASRGLENVRFLPPVSKSAMPEVVAAADAGLAILAPLPLFRTVYPNKVFDYLAAGRPVLLAIDGAIRELVEASGGGCYVPPGDPAALAGAALDLAASPDRGRALGGRGRDYVERHFRRADQAALFLGILEEEVAAGAAAVPVR from the coding sequence ATGCGGCCGCTCCACATCCTGCTGGTGCACCAACTGTTCATCACCCAGGACCAGGCGGGCGGCACGCGTCATTTCGAGCTCGCCTGCCATTGGCTCGCCGCCGGACACCGGGTGACCGTGCTGGCGGGTGGACGCAGCTATCTGAGCGGAGAGGCGCACGCGCCCGACCCGGCGCTCCCCGCTGGCCTCACGGTCCTTCGCATCGGAACGTTGCCGTTCGCGCGCGGCGGATTCCTGTCGCGCGTTGCCAACTTCGTCGCCTTCATGGTGCTCGCGCTCTGGAAGGCCTTGCAGGTCTCCGACGTGGACGTGGTCTTGGGAACGACGCCCCCGTTGTTCCAGGCGCTGGCCGCTCGCGTCGCCGCGCAGGTGCGCGGCGTGCCGTTCGTGCTGGAGGTCCGGGATCTCTGGCCCGACTTCGCCGTGGAGTTGGGTGCATTGCGGAACCCTTGGGCGACTCGTGCCGCGCGCGCGCTGGAGCGAGGGCTGTACCAGGCGGCCGACCATGTCGTGGTCAACTCCCCGGGGTTCCTGGGACACGTGCGAGAGCGGGGCGCGCGGCGGGTCAGCGTGGTTCCCAACGGAGTGGACGCAGACCTGTTCGATCCGGAGGCGCGAGGAGCCGCCTTCCGGAGCAGACACGGCCTCGAAGAGCGCTTCGTGATCCTGTATGCGGGTGCTCACGGCGTCCCCAACGATCTGAACACCGTGCTGGACGCGGCTGCACAGACGTCCCACGACTCCAACCTGGTCTGGCTGTTGGTGGGAGATGGCCGCGACAAGCGTCGGCTTGCGGACGAAGCCGCGTCCCGTGGCCTCGAGAACGTGCGTTTCCTGCCCCCGGTCTCCAAGTCGGCCATGCCCGAGGTCGTCGCAGCCGCCGACGCCGGTCTGGCCATCCTGGCGCCGCTCCCGCTCTTCCGAACGGTCTACCCCAACAAGGTCTTCGACTACCTGGCTGCGGGTCGTCCCGTCCTGTTGGCGATCGACGGCGCCATCCGGGAGCTGGTGGAGGCGTCGGGGGGAGGATGCTACGTGCCCCCCGGGGACCCGGCCGCTTTGGCTGGCGCCGCCCTGGATCTGGCGGCTTCACCCGATCGAGGGCGCGCTCTGGGCGGCCGGGGACGCGACTACGTCGAGCGGCACTTTCGACGGGCCGATCAGGCGGCGCTCTTTCTGGGCATCCTGGAGGAAGAGGTGGCGGCCGGCGCGGCGGCTGTCCCCGTCCGTTGA
- a CDS encoding O-antigen polymerase produces MDALVGLWVFALGLAGYLIFARRSGDVLHPLAVFWGSWLLVFAFAHFNVPRSFDEPYYAEPFGLVAYGATFAGLISFVSGFLLVRPGLALPTAEDRIAWETRLRGGLDVGRLGVWTVLLFLVASVTTAFFIRRAGAIPLLSPRINELRLDFKLPYWGYLYDLHFAVALFASMLAVWTRGARRWAWVGLAIASTLLLMSGGVRVSPLTALAWVIVFLTYRPGRLRLRRVVLALLIVGLVFGVIEQYRRSTFRADPRLANPRLDMGVPATLWAHSAASFKNLQFTLERVSPLYMGLTSYDLPKTLYPTAREVDQEFSYLYGTHNTPTFLSFLYFDFGWGGLLLIPALYGAVVAFVYDRFRRRPSIFWLVVYVDFLLATALAFRTHRFFGNSLIFFAGIALLTQVLVARRSDASVALPLPTALGAGAS; encoded by the coding sequence TTGGACGCTCTCGTCGGACTCTGGGTCTTCGCACTCGGCCTCGCCGGTTATCTGATCTTCGCCCGGCGCTCCGGCGACGTTCTCCATCCCCTGGCGGTCTTCTGGGGAAGCTGGTTGCTCGTCTTCGCGTTCGCGCACTTCAACGTGCCGAGAAGTTTCGACGAGCCCTACTACGCCGAGCCCTTCGGGCTGGTTGCCTACGGCGCCACCTTCGCGGGCCTCATCAGCTTCGTGTCCGGGTTCCTGCTCGTGCGGCCCGGTCTGGCCCTCCCCACCGCCGAGGATCGGATCGCCTGGGAGACGCGGCTGCGTGGCGGATTGGACGTCGGGCGCCTGGGCGTCTGGACCGTGTTGCTCTTCCTGGTGGCGTCGGTCACAACGGCGTTCTTCATCCGCAGGGCAGGCGCCATCCCTCTCCTGTCGCCGCGGATCAACGAGCTTCGACTCGACTTCAAGCTCCCGTACTGGGGCTACCTGTACGACCTCCATTTTGCAGTCGCGCTCTTCGCGAGCATGCTGGCCGTTTGGACCCGGGGGGCACGGCGCTGGGCGTGGGTGGGGTTGGCCATCGCCTCGACGCTGCTGCTCATGTCCGGAGGGGTGCGCGTCTCCCCGCTCACCGCCCTGGCGTGGGTGATCGTCTTCCTGACCTACCGGCCGGGCCGACTGCGGTTGCGGCGGGTGGTCCTGGCCCTGCTGATCGTGGGACTCGTGTTCGGCGTCATCGAGCAATACCGCCGCTCCACGTTCCGGGCGGACCCACGCCTGGCCAATCCCAGGCTGGACATGGGCGTGCCCGCGACGCTGTGGGCGCATTCCGCCGCGAGCTTTAAGAACCTGCAGTTCACGCTCGAGCGCGTGAGCCCGCTCTATATGGGGCTCACCAGCTACGACCTTCCCAAGACGCTGTACCCGACCGCGCGGGAGGTCGATCAGGAATTCAGCTATCTGTATGGCACGCACAACACGCCCACCTTCCTGTCGTTCCTCTACTTCGACTTCGGCTGGGGCGGGTTGCTCCTCATCCCGGCGCTGTATGGCGCCGTGGTGGCCTTCGTGTACGATCGCTTTCGTCGCCGGCCCTCCATCTTCTGGCTGGTGGTCTATGTCGACTTCCTGCTGGCGACGGCCCTGGCGTTCCGGACCCACCGGTTCTTCGGCAACAGCCTGATCTTCTTCGCCGGGATCGCCCTTCTCACCCAGGTCCTCGTCGCC
- a CDS encoding glycosyltransferase, whose amino-acid sequence MTPRLWVIAGGTRTTASSRHRLWNYRPLLEADGVELRWTEYLGGRTRSVLRAALTRARFLMALSSPPSAGAVLLIQKVLPPSAWVRRWKRAGHRVVYDFDDALYEHLSWGEPAGRAARRRRRFDRMLQLADHVIAGSPPLADYAKPRTAHVDVLYPSLDRATLSAPPPRSHGPRAGVVLGWIGNDQSQRYLQALSPSLAPLFERHAELRLCVCSSRPPELPPALSERLDFVPWSEEGEREATARFDIAISPMGTEPWSRARGGRVSVLLSMAAALPVVAAPGGGLEALTAGQGIEFADSSDAWQRALDALIQSPALRERRGAEARAVIDREIWADVQYPKLYRILFGRERPTSSAGPSFAQASERS is encoded by the coding sequence TTGACGCCGCGTCTCTGGGTCATCGCCGGAGGCACGCGCACGACCGCATCGTCCCGGCACCGTCTCTGGAACTATCGGCCTCTCCTGGAGGCGGATGGCGTCGAGCTCCGTTGGACGGAGTATCTCGGGGGGCGCACCCGCTCCGTCCTCCGGGCGGCACTGACCCGCGCACGGTTTCTGATGGCGCTGTCCTCCCCCCCTTCGGCGGGCGCCGTGCTTCTCATCCAGAAGGTGCTCCCACCGTCGGCTTGGGTGCGTCGTTGGAAGCGAGCGGGACACCGCGTGGTCTATGATTTCGATGACGCGCTCTACGAGCACCTGTCCTGGGGAGAGCCGGCTGGCAGAGCGGCCCGTCGTCGCCGCCGCTTCGATCGCATGCTCCAACTGGCCGACCACGTGATCGCGGGGTCTCCTCCCCTGGCTGACTACGCCAAGCCGCGCACCGCCCACGTCGATGTGCTCTATCCGAGCCTGGATCGGGCGACACTCAGCGCACCGCCGCCGCGCTCACACGGTCCCCGCGCGGGTGTGGTGCTGGGGTGGATCGGCAACGACCAGAGTCAGCGCTACCTGCAGGCGCTCTCCCCCTCGCTCGCACCGCTGTTCGAGCGCCACGCGGAGTTGCGCTTGTGCGTCTGCTCGTCCCGCCCGCCAGAGCTGCCTCCGGCGTTGTCCGAGCGGCTCGACTTCGTGCCCTGGTCCGAGGAAGGCGAGCGGGAGGCCACGGCGCGCTTCGACATCGCCATCTCTCCGATGGGGACGGAGCCCTGGAGTCGCGCCCGGGGAGGGCGCGTCTCGGTATTGTTGTCCATGGCGGCTGCACTTCCGGTGGTGGCCGCTCCGGGCGGTGGGCTGGAAGCGCTGACTGCGGGGCAGGGAATCGAGTTCGCGGACAGCTCCGACGCCTGGCAGCGCGCGTTGGATGCCTTGATCCAGAGCCCGGCACTCCGCGAACGGCGGGGCGCGGAGGCCCGCGCGGTCATCGATCGGGAGATCTGGGCCGACGTGCAGTACCCGAAGCTCTACCGGATCCTGTTTGGTCGGGAGCGTCCTACGTCTTCCGCAGGACCGTCCTTCGCTCAGGCTTCGGAGCGGTCGTAG
- a CDS encoding polysaccharide biosynthesis/export family protein has translation MNPRTFLFACAVLALAAPSAARAQTPAAGGTTPTAISLLPGDVIRVQIWREEDLSGEFQVAEDGSVVLPLLGRRSVSGISTERLREQLTEEYDQYLVNPSVNVTLLRRITVLGEVRLPGNYMVDATVSVAQLIAQAQGVTPDGDIDKLQLLRAGRVVRGDLPSTSLLTEAGIRSGDQVMVGKRSWLARNLTSVVGLLSIASNVASVIIITSR, from the coding sequence GTGAACCCGAGAACGTTTCTCTTCGCATGTGCCGTGCTCGCCCTCGCGGCGCCGAGCGCGGCCCGGGCTCAGACGCCTGCCGCCGGGGGCACGACCCCGACGGCCATCTCCCTCCTCCCTGGCGACGTCATCCGCGTCCAGATCTGGCGTGAGGAAGACCTGTCCGGCGAGTTCCAGGTCGCAGAGGATGGGAGCGTGGTGCTTCCGCTGCTGGGGCGCCGGAGTGTCAGTGGCATTTCCACCGAGCGGCTGCGGGAGCAGCTGACCGAGGAGTACGACCAGTACCTGGTCAACCCATCGGTCAACGTGACCCTGCTGCGCCGGATCACTGTCCTCGGTGAAGTGCGCCTACCGGGCAACTACATGGTGGACGCGACCGTCAGCGTCGCGCAGCTCATCGCCCAGGCCCAGGGTGTCACGCCGGACGGGGATATCGACAAGCTGCAGCTCCTGCGCGCGGGCCGCGTGGTGCGTGGCGACTTGCCGAGCACCTCCTTGCTCACCGAGGCCGGGATCCGCAGCGGCGACCAGGTGATGGTGGGCAAGCGCAGCTGGCTTGCCCGCAATTTGACCAGCGTCGTCGGGTTGCTCTCGATCGCTTCCAACGTGGCCTCGGTCATCATCATCACCAGCCGTTGA
- a CDS encoding polysaccharide biosynthesis tyrosine autokinase — protein sequence MNSNGTPVERELHLRDFLNLVRRNLGLIAVVAGLVIAGTVWFAWRAAPVYESRATIHVEQDRPAAMPDLELLSNVFRGGDVETEMALLRARHIAEAVVDSLALQVRLIRPTAIPRDSLFSVVTASEFTAPAEYRLDLRDGVYTVTDEHDAQVAQLRPGQPMIFNGLRLEVRPASAEELPDVIRLRVASRYDAVQELSERLSVGRPYRDADLIAVGFQGTDAALVQAIPNTVAALFIAQRREAKKTEAISMVDFLNGQIATYSVELQDAENAVTAFETGQQVVNLEAESAAQVERLVRLQAERDDVFAELSTLTDILQEIDSNPEGGADNRPSAFNRLAGFSTFLQNAAVTQLLTQLNTLENNLTDMLQFRERTHPDVVAVERNVRQIESQLEELARSYQASLRNQLAGLDSRLSAFGAELERIPQKDVQQRRLERRRETLEALNNQLQTRLKEAEIARAIEPGDVRISDLAIYPRDPIRPRKGRSLVLSVLLGLSLGLGLAGLRDYLDETVHTREDLSKVTGLPVLALIPRIQHAANGSRRTSKTIQNRLVTRFDASNPASEAYRAFRTNITFLDLERKAQVLVLTSPGPSEGKSTSAANLAITLAQQGRKILLVDCDLRRGIVHKVFEGTKEPGLTNILLGQATLDDALHSVALDEGAQLFVLPTGTLPPNPSELLGSQPMHKLMGSLRERFDLVLLDSPPLNVVTDAAVLGTLADGVILIARAGATARESLRFATDQLKAVQAPVSGVVLNDVDLSGRDRYYGSGTAYRYYYRYDRSEA from the coding sequence ATGAACAGCAACGGCACGCCGGTCGAACGCGAGCTTCACCTGCGTGACTTCCTGAATCTGGTCCGCCGCAATCTCGGGCTCATCGCCGTCGTTGCGGGCCTCGTGATCGCCGGCACGGTCTGGTTCGCCTGGCGGGCAGCCCCCGTCTACGAGTCGCGGGCGACGATCCACGTGGAGCAGGATCGCCCGGCCGCCATGCCGGACCTGGAGTTGTTGAGCAACGTCTTCCGCGGCGGCGACGTGGAGACGGAGATGGCGCTCCTGCGGGCACGGCACATCGCGGAGGCCGTGGTCGACTCCCTGGCGCTGCAGGTCCGGCTGATCCGGCCCACGGCCATCCCCAGGGACTCGCTCTTCTCGGTGGTGACCGCCAGCGAGTTCACCGCGCCCGCGGAGTACCGGCTCGACTTGAGGGACGGCGTCTATACCGTCACCGACGAACATGACGCTCAGGTGGCCCAACTGCGCCCCGGACAGCCGATGATCTTCAACGGGCTGCGCCTCGAGGTCCGACCAGCCTCGGCAGAGGAGTTGCCCGACGTCATCCGCCTGCGCGTCGCCAGCCGCTACGACGCCGTCCAGGAACTCTCGGAGCGATTGAGCGTGGGCCGCCCCTACCGGGATGCCGACCTCATCGCGGTCGGCTTCCAGGGCACGGACGCCGCCCTGGTCCAAGCGATCCCCAACACGGTCGCGGCTCTCTTCATCGCCCAGCGGCGCGAGGCGAAGAAGACGGAGGCGATCAGCATGGTCGACTTCCTCAACGGCCAGATCGCGACGTATTCGGTCGAGCTGCAGGATGCAGAGAACGCAGTCACCGCCTTCGAGACCGGCCAGCAGGTGGTCAACCTGGAGGCGGAGAGCGCGGCCCAGGTCGAGCGGCTCGTCCGTCTGCAGGCCGAGCGCGACGACGTCTTCGCGGAGCTCTCCACGTTGACGGACATCCTCCAGGAGATCGATTCGAATCCGGAGGGGGGCGCCGACAACCGGCCCTCCGCGTTCAACCGCCTGGCCGGCTTTTCGACCTTCCTGCAGAACGCGGCCGTGACGCAGCTGCTTACCCAGCTCAATACGCTGGAGAACAACCTCACCGACATGCTCCAGTTTCGGGAGCGCACGCATCCAGACGTGGTGGCGGTGGAGCGCAACGTCCGGCAGATCGAGAGTCAGCTGGAGGAGTTGGCACGGAGCTACCAGGCCAGCCTGCGCAACCAGTTGGCCGGGCTCGACTCCCGGCTCTCCGCCTTCGGTGCCGAGTTGGAGCGGATCCCGCAGAAGGACGTGCAGCAGCGACGCCTGGAGCGCCGGCGCGAGACGCTCGAAGCCCTCAACAACCAGCTGCAGACGCGACTGAAGGAAGCCGAGATCGCACGCGCCATCGAGCCCGGGGACGTGCGCATCTCGGACCTGGCCATCTACCCGCGCGATCCGATCCGGCCGCGCAAGGGACGCAGCCTGGTACTCTCGGTGCTCCTCGGCCTTTCGCTGGGCCTGGGACTGGCCGGCCTCAGGGACTACCTGGACGAGACCGTCCACACGCGCGAGGATCTCTCCAAGGTGACCGGGCTTCCCGTGCTGGCGCTCATTCCGCGCATCCAGCATGCGGCCAACGGCAGCCGACGGACGTCCAAGACCATCCAGAACCGACTGGTCACGCGTTTCGACGCGAGCAATCCGGCATCGGAGGCCTACCGGGCCTTCCGCACCAACATCACGTTCCTCGACCTGGAGAGGAAAGCTCAGGTGCTGGTACTCACCAGCCCCGGCCCCTCGGAAGGGAAATCGACCAGCGCGGCCAACCTCGCCATCACGCTGGCGCAGCAGGGCCGCAAGATCCTGCTGGTGGACTGCGACCTCCGCCGCGGAATCGTCCACAAGGTTTTCGAGGGAACCAAGGAGCCCGGCCTTACCAACATCCTGCTCGGGCAAGCCACCCTGGATGATGCACTGCATTCGGTCGCGTTGGACGAAGGTGCCCAGCTCTTCGTGCTGCCGACCGGCACGCTTCCGCCCAACCCGTCCGAGTTGCTGGGCTCCCAACCCATGCACAAGCTGATGGGTTCGCTCCGCGAGCGCTTCGACCTGGTGCTGCTGGACTCCCCGCCCCTGAACGTCGTCACGGACGCGGCCGTGCTGGGCACGCTGGCGGACGGGGTGATCCTGATCGCGCGGGCGGGCGCCACGGCCCGCGAATCGCTCCGGTTCGCCACCGACCAGCTCAAGGCGGTGCAGGCTCCAGTCAGCGGTGTCGTGCTGAACGACGTGGATCTGAGCGGGCGCGATCGGTACTACGGGTCGGGCACCGCCTATCGCTACTACTATCGCTACGACCGCTCCGAAGCCTGA
- a CDS encoding NAD-dependent epimerase/dehydratase family protein codes for MASNPFQSPAPAGGPRPGEPVLGRHARILVTGGAGFIGRHLVKRLLREGAQVRVLDCLLESVHGPDPAWPAELEGAELVRADIREAETLAAALEGCAVVFHLAAETGTGESMYRAQRYVDVNVGGTALLADLIGRQSRRPQRVVLASSRAVYGEGAYRDRAGAVLHPGPRSEAALARAQWEPRGSDGASLEPLPMGPDCPPAPTSVYGETKRAQEEVLRLLLPALGVEFRALRLQNVYGPGQSTRNPYTGILSIFSVLLLQGDSIRVFEDGLESRDFVFVDDVVEAFLAAAAGPGPGMTVDVGTGRRTSVLEVALALTRALGVSQEAVRVTGEYRVGDIRHAFADTEGLVRHLGVAPRVSFEEGVARLTAWIRSVERPRSRLADALEEMSALGLMGAGRAEHSDG; via the coding sequence GTGGCCTCCAACCCCTTCCAATCGCCGGCCCCCGCCGGTGGACCCAGGCCCGGGGAACCCGTCCTCGGTCGGCACGCGCGCATCCTGGTCACCGGCGGCGCCGGCTTCATCGGCCGCCACCTGGTCAAGCGCCTGCTCCGCGAGGGGGCGCAGGTACGCGTTCTCGACTGCCTCCTGGAGTCGGTGCACGGGCCGGACCCTGCCTGGCCCGCGGAGTTGGAGGGCGCCGAGCTCGTTCGGGCCGATATTCGTGAGGCCGAGACGCTGGCAGCCGCGCTGGAGGGATGTGCGGTCGTCTTCCATCTCGCCGCGGAGACCGGGACGGGCGAGTCCATGTACCGCGCCCAACGCTACGTCGACGTGAACGTAGGAGGGACCGCGCTGCTCGCTGACCTCATCGGGCGTCAGTCCCGACGGCCGCAGCGCGTGGTACTGGCCTCGTCCCGGGCGGTCTACGGCGAGGGTGCCTACCGCGACCGCGCGGGAGCGGTCCTCCACCCCGGCCCGCGCAGCGAAGCCGCTTTGGCCCGCGCCCAGTGGGAGCCGCGCGGCTCGGACGGAGCGTCCCTCGAGCCGCTGCCGATGGGCCCCGACTGCCCCCCGGCCCCGACGTCCGTCTACGGCGAGACCAAACGGGCGCAGGAAGAGGTGCTGAGGCTCCTGCTGCCCGCGCTGGGGGTGGAGTTCCGGGCGCTGCGCCTCCAGAACGTGTATGGGCCCGGGCAGTCGACCCGGAATCCGTACACCGGCATCCTCTCCATCTTCTCCGTGCTGCTGCTGCAGGGAGACTCCATCCGTGTGTTCGAGGATGGCCTGGAGAGCCGCGACTTCGTGTTCGTCGACGACGTGGTCGAGGCGTTTCTGGCCGCGGCAGCGGGCCCGGGGCCGGGAATGACCGTCGACGTCGGAACCGGTCGACGCACGAGCGTGCTGGAGGTGGCCCTTGCCCTGACCCGCGCCCTCGGTGTGTCCCAGGAGGCCGTCCGGGTGACCGGGGAGTATCGCGTCGGCGACATCCGCCATGCCTTCGCCGACACGGAGGGGCTCGTGCGTCATCTGGGTGTGGCGCCGCGCGTTTCCTTCGAGGAGGGCGTGGCCCGCTTGACTGCTTGGATCCGTTCGGTGGAGCGGCCGCGCTCCCGCCTGGCGGACGCCTTGGAGGAGATGAGCGCGTTGGGCCTGATGGGCGCGGGACGGGCGGAGCACTCCGATGGCTGA